From Pseudoalteromonas piratica:
AACGCTTCTTCATCTTTGCGGTTTTCAAGCTTTGCTTGAATAGGAATGGCAATTACGTTGGCAAGAAATGCACCATAAAGCGTTGTTAAAAGGGCTACCGCCATTGCTGGCCCAATTGCTTTTGGGTCATCCATGTTTGATAACATCGCAACCAGACCAATCAAGGTACCGATCATACCCATTGCAGGTGCAACATCACCCAGCGCTTTAAATAAACCTGCGCCGGCTTCGTGTCGCGTTGTGGTCAAGCTAATATCTTTTTGCAAAGTGGCACGAACTACATCGGCATCATGGCCATCCACCAACATATCAATGCCTTTGCGCATAAATTGATTTGGAATTTCGGCTTCTTCAAGGGCTAAGAACCCCCCTTTACGCGCTGCATCTGCAAGCTCAACTGATTTTTCGATTAATTCTTCTGGCGCTTCAATTTTGAACATAAAGGCTTTACCAGCCACTTTACCTATGCCAAAAAACTGCCCCATGGTGT
This genomic window contains:
- the pomA gene encoding flagellar motor protein PomA gives rise to the protein MDLATVIGIVGAIGFIVMAMIMGGDLGMFVDVPSVLIVFCGSLFVVLSNYTMGQFFGIGKVAGKAFMFKIEAPEELIEKSVELADAARKGGFLALEEAEIPNQFMRKGIDMLVDGHDADVVRATLQKDISLTTTRHEAGAGLFKALGDVAPAMGMIGTLIGLVAMLSNMDDPKAIGPAMAVALLTTLYGAFLANVIAIPIQAKLENRKDEEALNQKLILDAILGIQDGQNPKVIEGILKNYLAESKRAVDTEG